The genomic interval CCTGACACCCGACTCTAACACCTACCTTCTGCCCCCTGCCTTCGTCTTTCTACCACCGACTATCGACTACCTAATCACCATGCCCGAAATTCGTTTTCTAATTGAATGGCCCGATGGCTCACAGGAGAGTTGTTATTCTCCCTCATTAATTGTGAAAAACTATTTTACGCCTGACCAGGACTATGAACTGGATGATTTTGTAGAACGATCGCGCACCTCTCTCCAGATTGCCAGAGATCGGGTTCAGGCGAAATTTGGTAGACCCTGCGGTTTAGCCTTAGGGCAACTCCAGCAGATCGAAGCAATGGCAGCCAGATTTAACAACTTACCGCAGCCAAGTGTGCGCGTTATCAAGTTTATTGAATGACAAAAGTCCTTAGCTCCGATTAACCTGGCAATATTTGATCTGGCATTCCCAGCCGCCCTCATCCTCCAACCCCTTCTCCCATAAAAAGGAGAAGGGGAGCCGGATTGAAGTCCTTGCCCATTTTAGGAGAGGGATTGAGGCTGAGGGCGGGTTAGTCACAACAGTTGCCAGGTTAATAGCCCCAAGCCCCAAGTCCCTAGCTCCTAGAGCATCGGTACAGTATTTCGAGAAACCGAGTTTCTGGTGAGGATATTCAACGAAACTTGAGCATCTCACAGAAGAAACCCGGTTTCTGTACCGGCGTTCTAGCCCCTGTATTAAAGATTAAGAATTACCTGGTCAGGGCAAAAAAAAGGCTGCATTTGTGGGATAGTCTTGTCTATCCTCCTTTTGAAGGAGATCAGGTGATATTGTTGACAAATTATGAATCTGCTGAAGGTGCTTTTTCTGGCTCTGCCACTAATGAGAAAAAGCCAGCATCCAACTTTCTCGTTCCTGTTTTTCGTTCTGCTGTTATCTCCTTCCCTGGCGCAGGCTCAGTCGATTGCGCCAGCGGGCGATCGCACCAATACCCGTGTGATCCAGAACGGTAACCGCTTTGACATTACAGGTGGGCAACTTTCAACGGACGGTGCCAATCTCTTCCAAAGTTTTGAGCGATTTGGGCTGAATCAGGGGCAGGTTGCGAACTTTCTTGCGACGCCTGCGATTCGCAATATTCTCGGTCGCGTTGTCGGGGGCAATCCTTCCTACATCAATGGGTTAATTCAATTAACCGGTGGCAACGCCAACCTGATTCTGATGAATCCGGCGGGAATTCTATTTGGTTCCAGTGCCAGTCTGAATGTTCCCGCATCGTTTACGGCAACCACGGCGAGTGGGGTGGGATTGGGGTGTCGGGTGTCGGGTATCGGATGTGGGAAATGGTTTAGTGCCACGGGGGAAAATGCTTATGCTGCGCTGACGGGAACCCCCGATACCTATGCGTTTACGATGGCGCAACCAGGCGCGATCGTGAATGCTGGCAATCTTGCTGTTCCCTACGGGCAAAGCCTCACCCTCCTCGGCGGCACGGTCGTCAATACCGGGCAACTCTCTGCCCCTGGCGGACAAATCACGATCGCCGCTGTTCCCGGAGAAAACCTCGTCCGCCTCAGCCAACAAGACAGCCTCCTGAGTTTAGAATTTCAACCCATCACCCCCACCAATCCTCCATCCGTTTCATCCGCTGCATCTCTACCTCAACTGCTGACGGGCGGCAATCTGGGTAACGCCACAGGATTGACGGTTAATCCCGATGGTACGGTTCAACTGACGGGATCGGGTGTCCAAATCCCAACCACAACTGGAACGGCGATCGCCAGTGGTCAGCTCTCCGTCGCTTCCCTTTCTGCCACACCCCACACCCCACACCCCACATCCCAAATTAACGTCCTGGGCGATCGCGTCGCCCTCAGCTCCGCCAACCTGGATGCCTCCGGAGTGGCTGGCGGTGGCACCATTCGCATTGGGGGTGATTTTCAGGGCAAGGGAACGGTGCCTAATGCATTGCAGACGGCTGTTAGCCAGGATTCAACCATCCGGGCAGATGCGTTATCTACCGGGAATGGTGGCAGAGTCATCGTGTGGGCAGATCAGTCCACCAACTTTGGCGGGCGGATCAGTGCCCGTGGGGGGCAAACAGTTGGCAATGGCGGCTTTGCCGAAGTCTCT from Kovacikia minuta CCNUW1 carries:
- a CDS encoding MSMEG_0570 family nitrogen starvation response protein, which translates into the protein MPEIRFLIEWPDGSQESCYSPSLIVKNYFTPDQDYELDDFVERSRTSLQIARDRVQAKFGRPCGLALGQLQQIEAMAARFNNLPQPSVRVIKFIE